From the genome of Gymnogyps californianus isolate 813 chromosome 17, ASM1813914v2, whole genome shotgun sequence, one region includes:
- the SPATA2 gene encoding spermatogenesis-associated protein 2 isoform X1, with protein MDTKYKDDLFRKYVQFHECKLNASDNKQRPINDEYLRVAAAALLCLPKIDPFYRFRLIKFYEMAENSLRFVKSSSLHSLHNAFSMLETLGINLFLYPWKKEFKNIKTYTGPFVYYVKSALAEDDVRQILNYMGYVQELGTMYKLKEQVDAIQVKMVSFELFLAKVECEQLLEIHLQVKDKGYSEIDVINERKNSNEDVRGCSEAMKRRVECKENLNTSMARMVLQKSASERASKDYFKPKVSKPSKSVDTYDNYWESKKPPLMSSLSLRKEPILVDAEDDIKDEIIRPSPSLLTMSSSPHGCSDEFLPTSSHHNGMLRTNVPYSSYFSAQEDLDLYTDPDSRSMLNFKRQEAIKPDVWLLKNDANPVYHKRTHLAKETASLKCQNCGVPCGTSVCQKCDNLFNSRQEYPAVKQSTYSIKPLPNDGLSPASALREKSQYTSQTQSQERAAQFSSKSKPSGTSRCGFCNRSGAANTCTFCSKVSCDTCLNAYYYDPCCRKSELHRFMPNNQLNYKSSQLSHVVYR; from the exons ATGGATACAAAATACAAAGACGATTTATTTAGGAAGTATGTACAGTTCCATGAATGCAAACTGAATGCCTCTGACAACAAACAGCGTCCTATTAATGATGAGTATTTGCGAGTGGCAGCGGCAGCCTTACTTTGCCTTCCCAAAATTGATCCCTTTTATAGATTCCGGTTGATAAAATTTTACGAGATGGCTGAAAACTCACTGAGATTTGTGAAATCCTCAAGTTTACATTCTCTCCATAATGCGTTCAGCATGCTCGAGACACTTGGAATTAACCTCTTTCTTTACCCCTGGAAAAAGGAGTTCAAAAATATTAAG ACCTACACTGGACCCTTTGTTTATTATGTAAAGTCTGCTCTAGCTGAAGATGATGTAAGGCAGATTTTGAACTACATGGGCTATGTCCAAGAACTGGGAACAATGTATAAGCTCAAAGAGCAGGTTGATGCCATTCAAGTGAAAATGGTTTCATTTGAACTCTTTTTGGCCAAAGTGGAATGTGAGCAGCTTCTTGAAATTCACTTGCAAGTGAAGGATAAAGGTTATTCAGAGATTGATGTCATAAATGAACgaaaaaatagcaatgaagATGTTAGAGGCTGCTCAGAAGCCATGAAACGGCGTGTAGAgtgcaaagaaaacttaaacaCTTCCATGGCACGGATGGTACTCCAGAAATCAGCGAGTGAACGGGCCTCTAAAGATTATTTCAAGCCGAAGGTGAGCAAGCCTTCTAAATCAGTGGACACATATGATAATTACTGGGAAAGTAAGAAACCACCTTTGATGAGCTCACTGAGTCTCAGGAAAGAACCAATTTTAGTTGATGCAGAAGATGACATTAAAGATGAAATTATCCGTCCGTCACCCTCTCTTCTGACAATGTCAAGCTCCCCACACGGGTGTTCAGATGAATTCTTGCCAACTTCATCTCATCACAATGGCATGCTAAGAACAAATGTCCCTTACAGCTCCTATTTTTCTGCTCAAGAGGACTTAGATTTATATACTGATCCCGATTCTAGAAGcatgttaaattttaaaagacaagaagCTATTAAGCCCGATGTATGGCTGTTAAAAAATGATGCCAACCCTGTTTACCACAAACGCACCCACCTAGCCAAAGAGACAGCTTCCCTCAAGTGCCAAAACTGTGGCGTACCTTGTGGCACTTCTGTTTGCCAAAAGTGTGACAATCTATTCAACTCTAGGCAGGAATACCCAGCAGTGAAACAGAGCACCTATTCAATCAAACCACTTCCAAATGATGGCTTGTCTCCTGCGTCTGCTTTAAGGGAGAAATCTCAGTACACATCACAGACTCAGAGTCAAGAGAGAGCTGCTCAATTCAGTTCAAAATCCAAACCTTCAGGCACCTCGCGCTGTGGCTTTTGTAACCGATCTGGAGCTGCAAACACTTGCACGTTTTGCTCAAAAGTCTCATGTGACACTTGCCTCAATGCTTACTATTACGATCCCTGCTGTAGAAAAAGCGAGCTTCACAGATTCATGCCTAACAATCAGTTAAACTATAAATCGTCCCAGCTGTCCCATGTAGTTTACAGATAG
- the SPATA2 gene encoding spermatogenesis-associated protein 2 isoform X2 — MDTKYKDDLFRKFRLIKFYEMAENSLRFVKSSSLHSLHNAFSMLETLGINLFLYPWKKEFKNIKTYTGPFVYYVKSALAEDDVRQILNYMGYVQELGTMYKLKEQVDAIQVKMVSFELFLAKVECEQLLEIHLQVKDKGYSEIDVINERKNSNEDVRGCSEAMKRRVECKENLNTSMARMVLQKSASERASKDYFKPKVSKPSKSVDTYDNYWESKKPPLMSSLSLRKEPILVDAEDDIKDEIIRPSPSLLTMSSSPHGCSDEFLPTSSHHNGMLRTNVPYSSYFSAQEDLDLYTDPDSRSMLNFKRQEAIKPDVWLLKNDANPVYHKRTHLAKETASLKCQNCGVPCGTSVCQKCDNLFNSRQEYPAVKQSTYSIKPLPNDGLSPASALREKSQYTSQTQSQERAAQFSSKSKPSGTSRCGFCNRSGAANTCTFCSKVSCDTCLNAYYYDPCCRKSELHRFMPNNQLNYKSSQLSHVVYR; from the exons ATGGATACAAAATACAAAGACGATTTATTTAGGAA ATTCCGGTTGATAAAATTTTACGAGATGGCTGAAAACTCACTGAGATTTGTGAAATCCTCAAGTTTACATTCTCTCCATAATGCGTTCAGCATGCTCGAGACACTTGGAATTAACCTCTTTCTTTACCCCTGGAAAAAGGAGTTCAAAAATATTAAG ACCTACACTGGACCCTTTGTTTATTATGTAAAGTCTGCTCTAGCTGAAGATGATGTAAGGCAGATTTTGAACTACATGGGCTATGTCCAAGAACTGGGAACAATGTATAAGCTCAAAGAGCAGGTTGATGCCATTCAAGTGAAAATGGTTTCATTTGAACTCTTTTTGGCCAAAGTGGAATGTGAGCAGCTTCTTGAAATTCACTTGCAAGTGAAGGATAAAGGTTATTCAGAGATTGATGTCATAAATGAACgaaaaaatagcaatgaagATGTTAGAGGCTGCTCAGAAGCCATGAAACGGCGTGTAGAgtgcaaagaaaacttaaacaCTTCCATGGCACGGATGGTACTCCAGAAATCAGCGAGTGAACGGGCCTCTAAAGATTATTTCAAGCCGAAGGTGAGCAAGCCTTCTAAATCAGTGGACACATATGATAATTACTGGGAAAGTAAGAAACCACCTTTGATGAGCTCACTGAGTCTCAGGAAAGAACCAATTTTAGTTGATGCAGAAGATGACATTAAAGATGAAATTATCCGTCCGTCACCCTCTCTTCTGACAATGTCAAGCTCCCCACACGGGTGTTCAGATGAATTCTTGCCAACTTCATCTCATCACAATGGCATGCTAAGAACAAATGTCCCTTACAGCTCCTATTTTTCTGCTCAAGAGGACTTAGATTTATATACTGATCCCGATTCTAGAAGcatgttaaattttaaaagacaagaagCTATTAAGCCCGATGTATGGCTGTTAAAAAATGATGCCAACCCTGTTTACCACAAACGCACCCACCTAGCCAAAGAGACAGCTTCCCTCAAGTGCCAAAACTGTGGCGTACCTTGTGGCACTTCTGTTTGCCAAAAGTGTGACAATCTATTCAACTCTAGGCAGGAATACCCAGCAGTGAAACAGAGCACCTATTCAATCAAACCACTTCCAAATGATGGCTTGTCTCCTGCGTCTGCTTTAAGGGAGAAATCTCAGTACACATCACAGACTCAGAGTCAAGAGAGAGCTGCTCAATTCAGTTCAAAATCCAAACCTTCAGGCACCTCGCGCTGTGGCTTTTGTAACCGATCTGGAGCTGCAAACACTTGCACGTTTTGCTCAAAAGTCTCATGTGACACTTGCCTCAATGCTTACTATTACGATCCCTGCTGTAGAAAAAGCGAGCTTCACAGATTCATGCCTAACAATCAGTTAAACTATAAATCGTCCCAGCTGTCCCATGTAGTTTACAGATAG